A genomic stretch from Marinobacter fonticola includes:
- the gspF gene encoding type II secretion system inner membrane protein GspF, with protein sequence MPAYNYKALDPRGKQKHGVLEADSPRAVRQQLRERRLTPLSVETAREKEARSNPLSRRGGGLSVSDLALVTRQIATLIQSGIPVEQALGAAAQQSEKPRIKSMMIAIRSKVMEGYSLADSLSEFPRAFPRLYRSTVAAGEHAGHLDLVLNRLADYTEARQEARQKIQLAAIYPIILTVVAVAIVVFLLTYVVPDIIEVFVKQGQTLPALTRGMLAVSDFLADYGIYLAALIAAAAIVFRMSLRKESNRLRFHRSLLHMPGLASMSRGVNTARYASTLSILTTSGVPLVEAMRIAGEVLSNDYLRMRLKGAAQAVSEGSSLHKSLDNTGYFPPMMLHMIASGETSGELDHMLERTANMQENTLQAKIQTLVGLFEPLMLLVMGGVVLIIVLAIMLPILNMSNLVG encoded by the coding sequence ATGCCCGCATACAATTACAAAGCGCTGGACCCCCGGGGAAAGCAGAAACACGGCGTGCTGGAGGCGGACAGTCCGCGAGCGGTCAGGCAACAGCTGCGGGAGCGGCGGCTGACGCCGTTATCCGTCGAAACCGCCCGGGAAAAGGAAGCCCGTTCCAACCCATTGAGCCGGCGAGGTGGGGGGCTGAGCGTCTCCGATCTAGCGCTGGTGACGCGTCAGATTGCGACCCTCATCCAGTCCGGCATCCCGGTGGAACAGGCGCTGGGCGCCGCAGCCCAGCAGTCTGAAAAGCCCCGGATCAAGAGCATGATGATCGCCATCCGATCCAAGGTGATGGAAGGTTATTCCCTGGCTGATAGCCTGAGTGAGTTTCCTCGGGCCTTTCCGAGGCTTTATCGCTCAACCGTGGCGGCTGGCGAACACGCCGGGCACCTGGATCTCGTGCTCAACCGCTTGGCGGACTACACCGAAGCGCGCCAGGAAGCCCGGCAGAAAATCCAGCTCGCCGCGATCTATCCCATTATTCTCACGGTCGTCGCCGTAGCGATTGTCGTATTCCTGTTGACTTATGTGGTGCCGGATATCATCGAGGTCTTCGTCAAGCAGGGGCAAACCTTGCCCGCATTGACTCGCGGCATGCTGGCGGTGTCCGATTTCCTTGCAGACTACGGCATCTATCTCGCCGCGCTTATCGCCGCCGCTGCCATCGTTTTTCGCATGTCCTTGCGCAAGGAATCGAACCGGTTGCGTTTTCACCGGTCTCTTCTGCACATGCCGGGGCTCGCCAGCATGTCGCGTGGTGTGAACACCGCGCGGTACGCCAGTACACTATCCATCCTCACCACCAGCGGCGTGCCTTTGGTCGAAGCGATGCGCATTGCGGGGGAGGTGCTATCCAACGATTACCTGCGGATGCGCTTAAAAGGAGCGGCCCAGGCGGTCAGCGAGGGTAGCAGTCTGCACAAATCGCTGGATAACACGGGATATTTCCCGCCGATGATGCTTCACATGATCGCCAGTGGCGAAACCAGCGGCGAGTTGGATCACATGTTGGAGCGCACGGCCAACATGCAGGAGAATACCCTCCAGGCCAAGATCCAGACCCTTGTCGGCCTATTCGAGCCGCTGATGCTTCTGGTTATGGGCGGGGTGGTGTTGATTATCGTGCTGGCCATCATGCTGCCGATTCTGAATATGAGCAACTTGGTCGGCTGA
- the gspE gene encoding type II secretion system ATPase GspE, whose protein sequence is MRTSVETDLNMQAQDAPVGRLPFTFAKRHGVILTRAESGEIKVLVRPGASPTALAEANRISGGRAKFEPIAPEDFDEALNAAYQNDSAEAMQMVEGIGEDMDLASLADSVPETEDLLEQEDDAPIIRLINAILTEAVNTNASDVHIETYEKRLVVRFRVDGILREVVQPKRALAPLLVSRIKVMSRLDIAEKRVPQDGRISLRVAGREVDLRVSTMPSSNGERIVLRLLDKQAGRLSLGSIGMAERDFKILHQLIHRPYGILLVTGPTGSGKSTTLYGALQEINDRSRNILTVEDPIEYNLSGIGQTQVNPKVDMTFARGLRAILRQDPDVVMIGEIRDLETAEIAVQASLTGHLVLSTLHTNTAVGAIARLMDMGIEPFLISSSLVGIVAQRLVRVLCSHCKEAYTPSEEHCEFLQLDPNDPPQIYRATGCNECNQLGYRGRMGIYEVVKINESLSQLIHKQAGELELEHEARRHGPSIHTDGVAKVLNGSTTVEEVLRVTHRG, encoded by the coding sequence ATGAGGACCAGCGTGGAAACCGACCTCAACATGCAGGCGCAGGATGCCCCGGTAGGCCGTTTGCCGTTTACCTTTGCCAAGCGGCACGGCGTTATCCTGACTCGTGCAGAGAGTGGCGAAATCAAGGTTTTGGTTCGCCCCGGGGCATCGCCAACGGCGCTGGCAGAAGCTAACCGGATAAGCGGCGGTCGCGCCAAATTCGAGCCGATCGCACCCGAGGATTTCGACGAGGCGCTCAACGCCGCCTACCAGAACGATTCTGCCGAAGCCATGCAGATGGTTGAAGGCATCGGCGAGGATATGGATCTGGCCAGTCTGGCTGATTCCGTACCGGAAACCGAAGACCTGCTGGAGCAGGAAGATGACGCGCCGATTATTCGTCTGATCAACGCCATCCTCACCGAAGCGGTCAACACCAATGCGTCGGATGTCCACATCGAAACCTACGAGAAACGGCTTGTCGTGCGCTTCCGAGTGGACGGCATACTGCGTGAAGTCGTGCAGCCCAAGCGGGCGCTGGCGCCGTTGCTGGTCTCTCGTATCAAGGTTATGTCCCGGCTGGATATCGCCGAAAAGCGGGTGCCGCAGGATGGCCGGATCTCCCTGCGTGTGGCCGGTCGCGAGGTTGATTTGCGGGTATCCACCATGCCTTCGTCCAATGGCGAACGTATCGTGTTGCGTCTGCTCGACAAGCAGGCAGGGCGTCTGAGTCTCGGCTCCATCGGTATGGCCGAGCGTGATTTCAAGATTCTTCACCAACTGATCCACCGGCCGTATGGCATTCTTTTGGTCACGGGGCCGACCGGTTCGGGTAAGTCCACCACGCTTTATGGCGCGCTGCAGGAGATTAACGACCGCAGCCGCAACATCCTCACCGTTGAAGATCCGATCGAATACAATCTCTCCGGCATTGGTCAGACCCAGGTCAACCCGAAGGTCGATATGACGTTTGCCCGCGGCTTGCGTGCGATTCTGCGTCAGGACCCGGATGTGGTTATGATCGGTGAGATCCGGGATCTGGAAACGGCCGAAATCGCCGTGCAGGCCAGTTTGACCGGTCACTTGGTGCTCTCGACGCTACACACCAATACCGCGGTCGGCGCGATTGCCCGTTTGATGGATATGGGCATCGAACCCTTCCTGATTTCCTCGAGTCTGGTGGGCATTGTGGCGCAGCGTCTGGTGCGGGTACTGTGCTCGCACTGCAAGGAAGCCTATACCCCTTCGGAAGAGCACTGCGAATTCCTGCAACTCGACCCCAACGACCCGCCGCAGATCTATCGGGCCACAGGTTGCAACGAGTGCAACCAGCTCGGCTATCGTGGACGAATGGGGATTTACGAAGTGGTCAAGATCAATGAAAGCCTGAGCCAGTTGATCCACAAACAGGCCGGTGAACTGGAACTTGAACACGAAGCCCGTCGGCATGGCCCCAGTATCCATACCGATGGTGTGGCCAAAGTACTCAACGGCTCCACCACGGTGGAAGAAGTTCTTCGTGTGACTCACCGGGGTTAA
- a CDS encoding type II secretion system protein N yields the protein MKGIDSRLPMIAALALVLAMLASLGWQGWQFYQAEQSREAQRAVRTEAQQPAASQQRATVNLPEIDLFGAPGAQAQAAPQSTENLPETNLRLFLRGVMAGDENSLASALIEGSDSRTEAYAIGDELPGDAKLRSVYANRVIIERSGKLENLYFPELSDRGGIDVTGGSPEPDAGQPAPPPASSRAARPSPSASAVSGDRREEIRRRLEDLRERLRQNSN from the coding sequence ATGAAAGGCATTGATTCCAGACTTCCCATGATTGCAGCCCTGGCGCTGGTGCTTGCCATGCTGGCGTCGCTGGGTTGGCAGGGCTGGCAATTCTACCAGGCCGAGCAATCGCGCGAGGCTCAGCGAGCCGTACGCACCGAGGCCCAGCAGCCAGCGGCGAGTCAGCAACGGGCCACGGTCAATCTGCCGGAAATCGATCTTTTCGGTGCGCCGGGTGCCCAGGCTCAGGCAGCGCCTCAATCTACCGAAAACCTGCCTGAAACCAACCTGCGCCTGTTTCTGCGCGGCGTTATGGCCGGCGATGAAAACTCCCTTGCAAGCGCACTGATAGAAGGCTCCGATAGCAGGACCGAAGCCTACGCCATCGGTGACGAATTGCCCGGCGATGCCAAGTTGCGCTCGGTGTACGCCAACCGCGTGATTATCGAGCGCAGTGGCAAGCTGGAAAATCTCTATTTTCCAGAACTCTCTGACCGCGGCGGCATCGACGTGACCGGCGGGAGTCCCGAACCCGACGCTGGCCAGCCGGCGCCACCACCAGCCAGCAGCCGTGCGGCGCGCCCCTCGCCCTCTGCGTCTGCAGTGTCGGGAGATCGGCGCGAAGAAATCCGGCGCCGGCTTGAAGACCTTAGGGAGCGCTTGCGGCAAAACAGCAACTGA
- a CDS encoding transglutaminase-like cysteine peptidase, which produces MTPTRMRQGLRGRQGLKVVGLALLMTATAVIGIELSSRLLEYIAQEYGEDARARLERWEELHQLASRAPVERQLRLVNSFFNQVRFINDIEHWGDEDYWATPVEMLATNGADCEDFSIAKYLTLRALGVPDEQLRITYVKAIELNQAHMILAWYPTPNADPLVLDNLINDIRPASSRDDLEPVYSFNGEGLWLQRLGDSDQRIGNADRLERWTDLNDRLIDALR; this is translated from the coding sequence ATGACCCCGACGCGTATGAGGCAGGGTTTACGGGGCAGGCAAGGCTTGAAAGTGGTAGGCCTGGCCCTGTTGATGACGGCGACCGCCGTCATTGGCATCGAGCTGAGTTCGCGTTTGCTTGAATACATCGCACAGGAATACGGTGAAGACGCCCGCGCCCGCCTGGAGCGCTGGGAGGAGCTGCACCAGCTCGCCAGCCGGGCGCCGGTAGAGCGTCAGCTCCGCTTGGTGAACTCGTTTTTCAACCAAGTGCGGTTTATCAACGACATCGAGCACTGGGGTGACGAAGACTACTGGGCGACGCCGGTGGAAATGCTGGCCACCAACGGCGCCGATTGCGAAGACTTCTCTATTGCCAAGTACTTGACGCTCAGAGCCCTCGGCGTGCCGGACGAACAGCTTCGAATCACTTACGTCAAAGCCATCGAACTTAACCAGGCCCACATGATTCTGGCGTGGTATCCGACCCCTAACGCCGACCCGTTGGTGCTGGACAACCTGATTAACGACATCCGCCCCGCCTCCAGCCGCGATGATCTGGAACCGGTGTACAGCTTTAACGGCGAAGGCCTTTGGTTGCAGCGGCTCGGCGACAGCGATCAACGGATCGGCAATGCGGACAGGCTCGAACGGTGGACAGACCTGAATGACCGGCTAATCGACGCGCTGCGTTAA
- a CDS encoding acetoacetate--CoA ligase, with product MTTTPPLWQPNPDRIAQTRLSQFEQHLRRHYPDMGPGYEGLHAWSLANTPTFWRELAEEYGVLADWRGPDIESGADVVGQRFFPQTRLNFAENLLARGNPDAVAIVEHREDGRRRIVTFADLRHKSQALAGYLKAQGVEAGDRVAGFVPNGIEAVVGMLAASQLGAIWSSCSPDFGLNGVIDRFGQIEPKVLIAINGYSYNGKVIDTRQRVADIVEALPTLNRLIRIDNSEQCPWPSDVTGTGWDEMLKTAPETHYPRLPFNSPLYILYSSGTTGEPKCIVHGAGGTLLQHIKELALHTDLRAGDRMFYYTTCGWMMWNWLVSGIGLGATLVLFDGSPFSPEPSVLWDIAEKEQIRVFGASAKYYAACEKAGLKPGESHNLEHLDALLSTGSPLSHESFDYLYRDVKVDVRVSSISGGTDIVACFALGNPNLPVYQGELQCVGLAMDVAFVDDDGQPLTAGKGELICRNAFPSMPVGFWKDNDNARFYEAYFSRFPGVWAHGDYGELSVHPETQTTPEQRGVLIHGRSDATLNPGGVRIGTAEIYRQVEKVEAVLEALAIGQQWEDDVRVVLFVRLREGLKLNDELVQTIRQTIRSNTTPRHVPARIVQVPDIPRTLSGKIVELAVRNVVHGEPVKNKDALANPEALEHFAHIPELQQ from the coding sequence ATGACCACTACGCCGCCACTCTGGCAACCGAACCCGGATCGTATCGCCCAGACACGCCTGTCCCAGTTCGAGCAGCACCTGCGTCGGCATTATCCGGACATGGGGCCAGGCTACGAAGGGCTCCACGCCTGGAGTTTGGCAAATACACCGACCTTCTGGCGGGAATTGGCCGAAGAGTACGGCGTGCTGGCCGATTGGCGCGGCCCTGATATAGAAAGCGGGGCCGACGTGGTAGGCCAACGCTTTTTCCCGCAGACGCGTCTTAACTTTGCCGAAAACCTGCTGGCCCGGGGGAACCCGGATGCCGTAGCCATCGTCGAACACCGGGAAGACGGCCGTCGCCGTATCGTTACGTTCGCCGACCTACGTCATAAGTCGCAGGCCCTTGCGGGCTACTTGAAGGCCCAGGGCGTGGAGGCAGGCGATCGGGTCGCGGGGTTTGTGCCCAACGGTATCGAAGCCGTCGTCGGTATGCTCGCGGCGAGCCAGTTAGGCGCTATATGGTCCTCTTGCTCGCCGGATTTTGGCCTCAATGGAGTCATTGACCGGTTCGGCCAAATTGAGCCCAAAGTGTTGATCGCCATCAACGGCTACAGCTACAACGGCAAAGTGATCGATACTCGCCAGCGCGTAGCCGATATCGTCGAGGCATTGCCAACCCTCAACCGCCTGATCCGGATTGACAATTCGGAGCAATGTCCCTGGCCGTCCGATGTTACCGGCACTGGCTGGGACGAGATGCTCAAGACAGCGCCGGAGACCCATTACCCGCGCCTCCCCTTCAACTCACCGCTGTATATCCTGTACTCGTCGGGTACAACCGGCGAGCCCAAGTGCATCGTTCACGGTGCCGGCGGCACTCTGCTTCAGCATATCAAGGAGCTGGCCTTACACACGGACCTGCGCGCCGGCGATCGCATGTTCTACTACACCACCTGCGGCTGGATGATGTGGAACTGGCTGGTCAGTGGTATCGGCCTGGGTGCTACGCTGGTGTTGTTCGACGGCTCCCCCTTTTCGCCTGAACCGTCGGTGCTATGGGATATCGCCGAGAAGGAGCAGATCCGGGTATTCGGTGCCAGCGCCAAGTATTACGCCGCCTGTGAAAAGGCCGGGCTCAAGCCCGGCGAGAGCCATAACCTGGAGCATCTCGATGCCCTGCTGTCCACGGGCAGCCCACTGTCTCACGAAAGCTTCGATTACCTTTATCGCGACGTTAAGGTAGACGTGCGTGTATCCAGCATTTCCGGCGGCACCGATATCGTGGCCTGTTTCGCGCTGGGCAACCCCAACCTGCCGGTTTACCAGGGCGAACTACAGTGCGTCGGGCTAGCCATGGATGTGGCATTCGTCGACGACGACGGCCAACCGCTTACCGCAGGAAAAGGCGAACTGATTTGCCGCAACGCCTTTCCGTCGATGCCGGTAGGCTTCTGGAAGGACAACGACAACGCGCGCTTTTACGAGGCCTACTTCAGCCGCTTTCCGGGTGTTTGGGCTCACGGCGATTACGGCGAATTGAGTGTGCACCCAGAAACGCAGACCACACCCGAGCAACGGGGGGTGCTGATCCACGGTCGCTCCGATGCGACGCTCAATCCCGGCGGGGTGCGCATCGGCACGGCAGAGATTTACCGGCAGGTGGAAAAAGTCGAGGCCGTGCTGGAAGCCCTGGCCATCGGCCAACAGTGGGAAGACGACGTGCGTGTGGTACTCTTTGTGCGGCTGCGCGAGGGTCTGAAGCTCAACGACGAGTTGGTCCAGACCATCCGCCAAACTATCCGCAGCAATACCACACCGCGCCATGTGCCGGCCCGGATTGTCCAGGTGCCGGATATTCCCCGCACGCTCAGCGGCAAGATAGTCGAACTGGCGGTGCGCAATGTGGTGCACGGTGAGCCGGTGAAGAACAAGGACGCTCTGGCTAATCCGGAAGCACTGGAACACTTCGCGCACATACCGGAACTCCAGCAGTAG
- a CDS encoding helix-turn-helix domain-containing protein, which yields MVDAGEFRADLYYRLNVLPIVVPPLRDRADDIELLANMMIERIAQGLGMSRKWLTDSALGYLRDYDWPGNVRELQNTLERTFIFAQGSMLQADDFLPSTERMNENRKDSAVEPLQDIIARAERDGIQKALEATNNNRTQAARALGISRASLYEKMTRYGL from the coding sequence ATGGTCGACGCCGGTGAATTCCGCGCCGATCTGTACTACCGGCTGAACGTATTGCCGATTGTGGTGCCCCCTCTGCGGGACCGGGCTGACGACATCGAATTGTTGGCGAACATGATGATCGAGCGTATTGCTCAAGGCCTGGGCATGTCACGGAAATGGCTGACCGATAGCGCTCTGGGTTATCTGCGGGATTACGACTGGCCCGGCAACGTGAGGGAGCTGCAGAATACGTTGGAGCGAACGTTTATTTTTGCCCAGGGGTCGATGTTACAGGCAGACGACTTCCTGCCCTCTACAGAGCGCATGAACGAAAATCGAAAAGACAGCGCGGTGGAACCTTTACAGGACATCATTGCGCGCGCCGAACGCGACGGCATTCAAAAGGCGCTGGAGGCCACGAACAACAACCGCACCCAGGCTGCCCGCGCACTGGGTATTTCACGCGCCAGTCTGTACGAAAAAATGACACGATACGGCCTGTGA
- a CDS encoding TRAP transporter substrate-binding protein, with protein MTKTSKTLAFMSACSLAAAVASAPAMAQEKVRWKMQAAYGSNLPALGDIIPGVVEDLNEVTDNRIIIKHFEPNKIVPTLNITDAVRTGKLEAGFTWIGYDQGKIPSSVLFSAVPFGMEPWEYMAWWYDGEGQQLAETIYHKNNVHPVLCGLTGPETGGWFNKEINSLEDIDGLKIRYAGIGGRILQELGASVTVLPGGEIFQALEKGAIDASEFSLPTVDKKLGFYEVAKYNYFPGWHQPFAAFHLIVNKDKWDAISAADKKLIDLACQAGVTRNLARSEAFQGEAIEFLESKGAETRKLPEPVLRELEEVTNKVLQSEADKDEDFARVLKSQKAFQDQYQRWQDLGYLPRDF; from the coding sequence ATGACAAAGACGAGCAAAACCCTCGCCTTCATGTCTGCCTGTAGCCTGGCTGCAGCAGTGGCATCAGCCCCGGCAATGGCCCAGGAAAAGGTTCGCTGGAAAATGCAGGCCGCCTACGGCAGCAATCTCCCTGCGCTGGGCGACATCATTCCCGGCGTGGTCGAAGACTTGAATGAGGTGACTGACAATCGCATTATCATCAAGCACTTCGAGCCTAATAAAATCGTACCTACCCTGAACATTACCGATGCGGTCCGTACCGGAAAGCTTGAAGCGGGCTTCACCTGGATCGGTTACGACCAGGGCAAGATTCCTTCTTCCGTTCTGTTCTCAGCCGTCCCTTTCGGTATGGAGCCTTGGGAATACATGGCATGGTGGTATGATGGCGAAGGCCAGCAACTGGCTGAAACCATCTACCACAAGAACAATGTCCATCCCGTGCTTTGCGGCTTGACCGGCCCCGAAACAGGTGGCTGGTTTAATAAAGAAATCAATAGCCTCGAAGATATCGACGGCCTGAAAATTCGCTACGCCGGTATCGGCGGGCGCATCCTCCAAGAACTGGGCGCCTCGGTGACGGTTCTTCCTGGCGGAGAGATTTTCCAGGCGCTGGAGAAAGGCGCCATCGACGCCTCCGAATTCTCCCTACCTACCGTCGATAAAAAGCTTGGCTTCTATGAAGTTGCCAAATACAACTACTTCCCGGGATGGCACCAGCCGTTCGCGGCCTTCCACCTGATCGTCAACAAAGACAAGTGGGATGCTATCAGCGCCGCCGACAAGAAGCTCATCGACCTCGCCTGCCAGGCCGGCGTTACCCGCAACCTGGCCCGCAGTGAAGCCTTCCAGGGTGAAGCAATCGAATTCCTCGAATCCAAGGGCGCAGAAACGCGTAAGCTGCCTGAGCCCGTTCTCCGGGAACTTGAAGAAGTCACCAACAAGGTACTTCAAAGCGAAGCCGATAAGGACGAAGACTTCGCCCGCGTTCTGAAGAGCCAGAAGGCTTTCCAGGATCAGTACCAGCGCTGGCAGGATCTGGGCTATCTGCCCCGCGACTTCTAA
- a CDS encoding TRAP transporter small permease subunit: MSVSTDTDRLELEPAPPGLTGDYLPHTPISRVFDGLILGIGRLSAWLWPILMMIIIVNVVSRYAFAQGFIELEELQWHIYSAGFLFALSYALLQDSHVRVDLIRERISYRAQAWIELIGLTLILGPFIALLLYFAVPYVIDSWSMNESSSAPGGLSERWIVKSALPLGLGLLIVAAFSRLTRLLAFLFGAEVKHGNR; encoded by the coding sequence ATGAGCGTTTCCACCGATACGGACCGACTCGAACTTGAGCCGGCGCCGCCCGGGCTGACGGGCGACTACCTGCCCCACACCCCGATTTCTCGCGTCTTCGATGGCCTGATCCTGGGGATCGGCAGGCTGAGCGCCTGGCTTTGGCCGATTCTGATGATGATCATCATCGTCAATGTGGTGAGCCGGTACGCCTTTGCTCAAGGCTTCATCGAGCTTGAAGAACTGCAATGGCATATCTATTCCGCCGGGTTCCTCTTCGCGCTGTCCTATGCGCTACTTCAGGACAGCCATGTGCGTGTCGACCTGATTCGCGAACGTATCAGCTATCGCGCTCAGGCCTGGATTGAGCTGATCGGTCTAACGCTTATTCTCGGGCCGTTCATTGCCCTGCTGCTGTATTTCGCCGTGCCCTATGTGATCGATTCCTGGAGCATGAACGAGTCCTCCAGCGCCCCTGGCGGGCTGAGCGAGCGCTGGATCGTCAAAAGCGCCCTGCCACTCGGGCTCGGATTGCTGATCGTTGCAGCCTTTTCACGCCTGACTCGACTGCTGGCGTTTCTGTTCGGCGCGGAGGTGAAACATGGAAATCGCTGA
- a CDS encoding TRAP transporter large permease gives MEIAEILAIGMFVVFILLIFTGFPIAWVLGGVAVAFTGLAMLSDIYLDTFIAIDWSYFSLSIERIWGTMSSWVLVAIPMFVFMGQMLDRSGMAEKLMLNVSRLFGRLNGGTAIAVVIIGLLLAASTGIVGASVALLTLLAVPVMLKRQYQPELAVGTVCAVGTLGILMPPSIMLVMMADQLAMSVGDLFMGAVFPSAILGVVFVLYIVFRGWLHPDVAPAGDDAEHVTFGIVFDALKSIVPPALLILAVLGSIFAGIATPTEASGVGAFGATLLALANKRLNITVLREVCRETSQTTAFIFALIIGATAFSLVLRGLGGDAMIEEALAGLPFGPAGVVICILLLTFLLGFVLDWIEISLIILPLVAPVIVSMGYDLVWFTVLFAVCLQTSFLTPPVGFALFYCKGVAPPSIGVKTLYRGVLPFIALQVTVLAIIFIWPNLVTWLPEQAYSGR, from the coding sequence ATGGAAATCGCTGAAATTCTCGCCATCGGCATGTTCGTCGTATTTATTCTGCTCATCTTCACCGGCTTCCCTATCGCCTGGGTTCTGGGCGGCGTTGCCGTGGCCTTTACCGGCTTGGCAATGCTCTCTGACATATACCTGGATACCTTTATCGCGATCGACTGGAGTTACTTCTCCCTGTCTATCGAGCGCATCTGGGGCACCATGAGTAGCTGGGTGCTGGTGGCCATCCCCATGTTCGTCTTTATGGGTCAAATGCTGGATCGCTCCGGCATGGCCGAGAAACTGATGCTCAACGTCTCGCGCCTGTTCGGTCGCCTGAACGGCGGTACGGCTATAGCCGTGGTTATCATCGGCCTTTTACTGGCCGCTTCCACCGGGATCGTCGGCGCCTCTGTCGCACTACTGACGCTGCTGGCTGTACCCGTCATGCTCAAGCGTCAATACCAGCCGGAACTGGCCGTAGGCACCGTCTGTGCGGTAGGAACCCTGGGGATCCTCATGCCGCCGTCGATCATGCTGGTTATGATGGCCGACCAGCTGGCGATGTCCGTCGGCGACCTGTTTATGGGTGCGGTTTTCCCCAGTGCGATCCTGGGTGTGGTGTTCGTCCTCTACATCGTCTTCCGTGGCTGGCTCCATCCGGACGTGGCTCCGGCCGGCGACGATGCCGAGCACGTCACCTTTGGCATCGTCTTCGACGCGCTGAAATCCATCGTGCCGCCGGCGCTGCTGATCCTCGCGGTGCTGGGCAGCATCTTCGCCGGAATAGCAACGCCTACCGAGGCCTCCGGCGTGGGCGCATTCGGTGCCACACTGCTTGCCCTGGCCAATAAACGCCTGAACATAACCGTGCTGCGCGAAGTCTGCAGGGAAACCAGCCAGACCACCGCGTTTATCTTTGCCCTGATTATCGGCGCCACCGCGTTTTCCCTGGTTCTGCGCGGCCTGGGTGGCGACGCGATGATCGAAGAAGCCCTGGCGGGCCTGCCGTTCGGTCCTGCTGGCGTCGTGATCTGCATCCTGCTGCTAACTTTCCTGCTGGGGTTCGTGCTCGACTGGATCGAAATCAGCTTGATTATCCTGCCGCTGGTTGCCCCGGTAATCGTCAGCATGGGCTACGACCTGGTCTGGTTCACCGTACTGTTTGCGGTGTGTCTGCAAACCTCCTTCCTGACCCCGCCCGTTGGCTTTGCCCTGTTCTACTGCAAGGGTGTGGCGCCACCGTCTATTGGCGTGAAGACGCTTTACCGTGGCGTGCTGCCGTTTATTGCACTGCAAGTCACCGTGCTCGCCATTATCTTCATCTGGCCCAACCTGGTGACCTGGCTACCCGAACAGGCCTACAGCGGACGATAG